A region of Sparus aurata chromosome 8, fSpaAur1.1, whole genome shotgun sequence DNA encodes the following proteins:
- the LOC115586998 gene encoding C-C motif chemokine 3-like: MKRFTLGILLLLTVYCTAMPRGVNEIAPATCCFKFFTGKIPQSQIISIVKTHSRCHEKGFVVSTARGREICVSQNLDWARKAFEQQEVIKDD, from the exons ATGAAGCGCTTTACACTGGgaatcctgctgctgctcactgtttACTGCACTGCCATGC CTCGTGGAGTGAATGAAATAGCACCTGCGACATGCTGCTTTAAATTCTTTACTGGCAAGATACCACAGTCACAAATTATCTCCATCGTCAAGACTCACAGCAGATGTCACGAGAAGGGATTTGT GGTCAGCACTGCCAGGGGGAGGGAGATCTGTGTGAGCCAGAACCTGGACTGGGCACGGAAAGCTTTTGAGCAGCAGGAAGTCATCAAGGATGATTGA